A region of the Notolabrus celidotus isolate fNotCel1 chromosome 18, fNotCel1.pri, whole genome shotgun sequence genome:
ttatccccctacaaacctagTCGCAGTATGAGATCCTCTAGctgttagctgttccaaggacccgactgaaaaccaaaggggacagggccttttcagtcagggctcctacactctggaacagcctgccagaggagatcagacctgcagaatcagtcccttgttttgtgtcattgctcaagacacatttttacaggaaagcttttattgtgtgatttcatttaattttagctctgattttaagggtctgttttataagttagtgtggtttttaagcttttatttcattttatttttaatcgcttcattttgctttgcacttcttgtttttattgcccactgtgaagcaccttgttacttgtattgaaaagtgctatataaataaagtattattattattattattattattattattattattattattattattattattattattactagtcAGCACTGGAAGCACTAGTCAGTTTGATGAGTTACAAGTATCTTGTATTATTGTGGGCCCTCAATGCTGGTCATGTGTCGTGCCTAAGCTGAAGCTGCCACTGGCCCGGCTGTAGCCATCTTCATACAGGCTTCATTGTTGCAGTAATAGACAATGAGCACAAGAGGGGGCCATTCTGATGTTTCACAAATAACCGCAGTGTGCCTCTTCTTACAACATGGAAGTTGGTGTTATCTTTAATGTTTTAGACAACTAAGAGTTTTCTCTGGTGGAAGCACTTGAGGCACACAAGTAGGAACTATTAAAGCTGGTTAAAGGATGTcatcttttctgtttcttttttatcagTTTAAGGATAACCTGCAGTGAGATCAGTTAACCTACAGGATAGAGGCAAGTGATCAGGCCATCCTCTAGTGACAGAGGGGATTGAGATATGTGCCAGAACAGTAGACAAGATAAattgaagtgcaaaaaaattcactctaaatttttatgacgttttagagctaaatgtggagaattgttgctgttattttcagtgtgcacaactttacaaatggcgaCCCATAGTTTTCAGCTACTGACTACTGCAGGCTGTCACATTACAAACGTGAAGTTACTGATTGGTTCACATGTAACCGCTAGCTGATACCTGGGTCAAAATGCAGCTACAGTAAGTTGAAACTGAGAAAACTTGAAGCAGTTTTTGATAAGAAGTAACCACACACacttttaaccaagcggcaacctccggccaatgggtgacgtcactaaAACTATGTCCATTTAgtgtacagtctatgcttacGACCCATTTCTGTGTTGAAGTCCCCTTAACATTgatgtaaaaataatatattCTAAAAGAAGAAATTGTCTTCATATTTGTACAGCAAATGTCCATAGAGCACATATATCCAACTTAAACCCTGTCTTCTGTTCAACTCTAGCAGTACATGGATTTTACATACTGATGATACATTTTACACCAATCCACTGATCACATCCAAACTGTGGGGGGTGTCTTTATCACGTATCATGGATCAGATGTGATCCCAAACACCACTACTTGATACAGTCCGTTTGACCAGAACTGGGTTTGAGGAGACAATGctagcatttaaaaaaataatactgttCGCCAATATTTGCCCCTTGTTTAACTTGCTCACAGTTGGGCTGCCATTCACAGTTTTAACCACACATCCCATTCAACATAAAACTCTTCTAACAATTAGGGGTGAGTTGGtcagaacctcacgatacgatacgcatcacaaTACTTTGGTCACGATatgatagtatcacgatatatcacaatattgcgatattctacacagtaaactaagaaaaaataggaatggtgtaaatcacacaatattactcaaaattgaaaggacaaattaagttaaaactatttgattgaaaacaacttttccattttattgtttttgaaatactgaagtcgtattttagttACAACTCGACTTAaacatgaattttttttttttttttttacaaaaaatcgatattaagagttgaaatatcgatatcgTATCGAAGGTCAaagatatattgctgtattgatattttttcacagcTCTACTAACAATGCCTAACTATTACAATCCATGtgtcaaacacacatttgaaatCAGACAAACAAGCTAGCTAGCACTTCAACTTTAGCAACTGAGCCAAATGGGCTtaccaatttaacattttttttaacttttttaaacaagattaGAGATTAGTCAAACCTGATAAAAACTACAGAAAGCAGCaagcattgactcatatttttatgtaGAGATCAACTGGTTTCAGTACGATACAGTAATGAGAAAAACGTGgtgtaaaaattcaataaaagaaAGTATGGCCGTGCATTGGTCCAGtatcaataaatacattctCTGATTATAATGTCATTGACTTATCTGTAGTGTCCCTCAATCATTCTATGGTATTTTTATGTCCTGAAACATGGGAAAATCCAGTGAAAATCGTTGTTTACCAGACTAGTAACATGTCGTGTTtagttgctttttttcttcctgtgtaaataagataaatcaaTTCAAATCAGACCTCATAACctctcatcatttttatttcctttctgtCAGCATAAACCTCAGGTTTTGTATTTCTCTTTAATGCAAGAAAGAAATCCCAAGGCACTGTATTGTaatgctttcatttttatttgctaTATTTACAGAGTTCAATGACACCCTACAAGGATCGAATCCTCGTTCTGGCACGGTCAACAAAAGCTGCGATTCTCCTGAAGACTCGGGAGAACCACTTTGGCCTCTTCTTTTTGCCACCAGAAGGAGCTGTGGTCTCGGCAGGGGGGTCAGCTAGTGCAGCTTCATCTTCTGGTTTCTCGCTATCAGAGCAGAGAGGTGGCTCCTCTTCAGGTGAGCTGGGCTCTGGTTTTTCTGCCTGTGACTCTTTAAATTGAGCCCAGTTACAGGACCAGGGGTCTTCATAGTCCCAGGAGAGGTGACATGTTATTTCTCCCTCTGAAAGCTGGGACTCCGTGTCCCTGTGAGAGGAGGGTTTTTCTCCATCAGAGGGCCAGGAATCCTCATAGTCCCAGTAGAGGGGACAGGGTGTTTCTCCTTCTGAAAGCTGGGACTCTGTGTCCCCGTCACTGGAGCCTTCTGCAGCCCAGAGAGGAGGTGGATCTCCACCCGAATGCCAGGAGTCTGAATCATGGCGGGGGTCAGTGGCTGCTGCCCTGTTGGGGGACCCAGTTGTGGGACCATCCTCTGTGGAGAAGGGTGTCCTGTCTGCGCCACAGGACCCAGGATGTTGGCAGATACTCATCATGATGACTTGTGAGTAATTCCGGCTAGATGGAGTtaaacaacaatcaatcaatcatccagCATCTTGTGTTATctaccaaacaaacacaagcctCCCTCACACTCATGGAAACCCTCCTGATTCTAAACAGGCGAGGTTCAGGTCTGAGCAGCACGCTCCTGCAGGTATCCAGGCCTGAATGACCCTAAATGATCTTAGTGCATGTGTGCTAGTGGTTTCTCAGTCACTTACTAGTCTGGGTGCTGGGTCAGGTGGGCCATTTTGATAAATTGATGCTGCAGAGCTTGATGGGGCGTGAATCTTTGGGACCCATCAAGGTGCAGCAGACCTTTCATGAGGTCCACAAAAGCCCTCCTATCATCAGTTTCTGCAGGGCCCTCATCTGGATAAAACTGGATACGGAACAGATTCAGGTGCGTTAGACTTCACAGAGACAGATCAGTGACTCATGTTTATTTAGTCTGCACTCAGTGAGCACAGAGAGTACCTACATTCACCAGAGCATCCAGAGAGCTCAGCAGATCGATGCAGCTGTGATGATCTTCAGCTTTATAACCGTTCACAGCTGCGTACTCCTCAGGAGTCTAAATGAAGAAAATACATGAGAGTTATTTAAAAGAGTTCAACTGAAGTCTTTCACTAACTCGAACAAAGAAGAGCGTGGTTACTCTACCAGAAGTCTCCATTTTGGACCGCCAGCAGCCTCCTCCTCGGTGAAAAAGAAGCGAGTGAACCTGCCAGCACGGAGCTGATGGTCCTCGGGCTGACCCAGAACCTCCACCATGCACCTCATCTGCAGTcagaacaaacacagtcacatcacCTGAAATCCTGTGCAAGACTCTGAACTGTTTAAGGAAGCACACATACCGATTAATAGTCACAATTGACTGGGAAGAGGTTATCGGCGAGGAAGAGGAAGGCTAGGACGCAGCCTACTCCCCAAACATCTATAGCCTCTGTGATGTTCAGGCCGAGGGCAACCTCTGGAGCCCtgaagaggaggacaagaaCCACAACATGTCATTTTAtggacagtctttgagaaacaAGAGGACAACAAGGGGGTTTACATGAAAGACTAAACCTACTTGTATCCGAGAGGTTGGAGCTCCATCCCAGGCTTGACTTTGGAGGCTGGGATGGCCTCGCCGAAGTCTATTAACTTGACCCTGAGGGCCTGGTCCAGCTCATTGATTACCATGATGTTATCAGGTTTTATGTCGGTATGTAATATGCCAAGAGTATTTAGTGCGTCCAAGGccacaaagagctgcagagaccaCACAGAAAGGTTCAGTTTTATATTCACGGCTGTGGATGGTCTGCCCTGATCTGTGGGAGCAGATACAGCAGATGATACAGGCTCTGTACAACAATGTTAACTACCTGCTTTGCAATTGGCCTTATCTCATTCAGGAACATGGATTCATAATCCCGATGGGAGAGCAGGTCGTATAGATTTGTTTGGAGCATCTCGAATGCGAGGCAGGTTCGTCCCATGTGGATGAACTGCTCAAAAAACTTCACCAAATTGGTGGCATCTGGATTTAGCACTGAGAGGACCTTTAAGATGGTAACCTGAGGAGACAGAACAACAGTTTGTGTACTGTCGGCCTTCTTATGGAGCAGTATAATGGAGTCTGTATTATGTAGTGATGAGCAGATGAATCTATTGATGTGTTGTAAGAATCAAAAGAAGTCTGAAAGTTTACCTCTTTCTCAGTGTCCAGGATCAAACCAGGGCCCTTTTTCAGGATCTTGACGGCGACGGCCTCTTTGGTTTGGAGGTTTTGACACCTGGCCACTTGACCGAAGCACCCCTCGCCGATGAACTCTAGTACGGAGTACTCTGCCTGGCCGCCACAAAGGGTCTGACCGGCCTGGATGTCAGGCTCTGTTACAGTAACTGAAGAGAGATCATGTGACGTCAGTGTGTGAGCGTCGGAGACATTGTCAAGTTAAGAAACAAAGTATGAACCTTTTAAAAAGAGCGGAGATCGCATCAGTACTTTAGTCATTTCAAAACTGAGCAAGTTCAATATAATCTCACTCTTCAGTCGAGACAGTTTCTTTACATTGTATAGTTTGTGCTGATTTATTTCGAGAAGATGCGTTATATATTTGAACATCCTGAAAACGGTTTCTAAGAATAATTCACCAAATGACCAACGACTAAAATCCTGCAGTTGAAAGCACTGCTACAAAAAACATCTTAGTTTATGTTGCATCTCAATATCagtcaattcaatttaattcaaatttgctttattggcatgaacaaacacattttattgccAAATAATAGCAATGTTAGTCtttaaatgcacctttaaacatcACGTTAAAGCACAATCATGCTGTATTTGAGTCTTACCAGTGGACATTTCTCCAGTCACTTCTCAGTTTAAGGTCCAAAGACTGAAAATGAACCTTGACGTTAGAATCTTTGAAAATTCACAATAAATCGCTCTCtctcaacaacaaacacagctctcctctcctttaaAACTCTCCACACTCAGAGTAAATCTACCGGACTCCTATTTATAAGATTTCTGCCTCATTATGATGTAAACAATGAAGAGCCCACACCTCTGTTCTGTCATAATGACACTTTAGAactcagaggttaaaaaatctgcagcagaaacatgtttttattcaaactgtctcctgatttaaaaagtttttacagATTATTCAATGTGTCCAAAATCACCTGCTACTATAAAGAGGGTTTGCTTTAGTGCTGTCTGAATTACGTGTTCATCTCCTTCAATGCTTGGTGTAAAGTGTGCAACATATGGTCACTAGCCCAAACAACAAATACCCACATAAAATCTAACTCTCTGTGagtgaaagaaacagaaaagtgaatattttatgacattttcaccaaatttaaagctccagtgatacatttttatctgcttgtgaaacagactgacattaaaGGGTCACTTTCAGTCCCCACAGTCTCTCTGACTCCTCAGACAAATCAATGGGGATAGTTTTAATGAGGAAATATTGCCCTCTGTCGTTCTGTCTGAACCGCCACAATCTGTTAAAGCTAACTAGCTTGCAGGCTAATTAaattaatgtttgtattttaacttCAAAACCTCATCAGCTGGCATCCAGAGCGGATCAGCGGCGTCAGTAGCCAGTGAACCGGGTCTcgagcacgttgatctaatgtttacatgttggctgaatatacacggctgctcacagaccagcgttacttcaaccctctgaatttgatccagaatctgatcctgacggagaggcgcctgcagcaggacctttctgaaggattggtcacagatttagtatttcttgttgttttatttgtcagtatgtagacgtgtgtcttggtacactgctatgaacatgtagctatgtggctatgctaactagtgctagcacttttccatgaaaaataaaaatcatccactagatcttcaaatctgcagacgtggggagtaaaaccgacctttgtgtttattaagacagcctacaactagcatgcctccctcctaagctccttgttagcacacacgtgtgcaggtaatgaaaaacggaggaggagttgagttgtatcttatacagtctatgggctgagcaagctccgagctctgacttccgttacagaccagatgtcgttatgacgtatgaaaaacactgaaaactgaaacagctcatttcagcacacatttacagaaaggtggagaaatcagaacaggggcagaatggattttttccattttcggggggtttgtagacatgccagggacacatatttcaggtagagaaccattaaaaagtcgattttgcatgatatgtcacgtTTAAGATCCGGAGAGGGAAAGAGCTGCACCCAAGTCCTTCACAGAGTGCAATAGCAGCCTGTGGAGTACTGTGGACTGTGCCGGTGTTGTGCCGAGAAACGCCTGCCTGCTGAGAATTGCATCCCCTTGCGGGAACGTGCACCACTCAAAGTGGAGAGGTCCACGACAATGTACAGTTTAAAACCGATACAATTCTTGTTTGTTGGGCTAAACAGTGATGAGTAATGACCCGAAAGTAAAGTTTATATCTTTTTGTGTCATTTATGTTGAATAGACCTTGTAGAATAAGCCTTTTATTTGCTTAAACGTTTGACTGAAATGTGATATCCTCTTCAATGCGGAAAACGCAAAACTTTGTAGTAtcgatttaatttaattgtgcTACTATAGTGTTCTGTGGCATTTGAGCCGACTGTATCATTGAGCATATATCAAcactgagaaaaacaacaaacaagtgcAAATAAAATCCAGATGTTAGTTTTAAAAGTTGCAGTTTGgacattgtttgttttgataatgttttaatgatgttttaatgatgaatgtttttttattccctgtaaATTGACCTCGGGTGACTTGAAAGGTgcctccaaataaaatgtattattattattatttttaatattgttggGCAGCCTGTGTCGTGTATTATCCAGAAATATTCAGctatagaaacaataaaactcatgtttttgtaaataatgaaTCCACAAAGTCCAAAATGTGAGCTGGAAGCAGTTTGTGACTCTGCAAAAGATCAGACACTAACTTTGTGGGTGGATGCATATTTCGGCAATACTGATTTGTCTGCCGAAATATGCATCCACTCGTTATTCATTTACAGAGACAATAACAACTCATATTTTTCACACAATGAAATAATGgcttttaaccaagcggcaacctccggccaatgggtgacgtcactaaGGCTATGTCCATTTAgtgtacagtctatgcttacGACCCATTTCTGTGTTGAAGTCCCCTTAACATTgatgtaaaaataatatattCTAAAAGAAGAAATTGTCCTCATATTTGTACAGCAAATGTCCATAGCGCACATATATCCAACTTAAACCCTGTCTTCTGTTCAACTCTGGCAGTACATGGATTTCACAAACTGATGATACATTTTACACCAATCCACTGATCACATCCAAACTGTGGGGGGTGTCTTTATCACGTATCATGGATCAGATGTGATCCCAAACACCACTACTTGATACAGTCCGTTTGACCAGAACTGGGTTTGAGGAGACAATGctagcatttaaaaaaataatactgttCGCCAATATTTGCCCCTTGTTTAACTTGCTCACAGTTGGGCTGCCATTCACAGTTTTAACCACACATCCCATTCAACATAAAACTCTTCTAACAATTAGGGGTGAGTTGGtcagaacctcacgatacgatacgcatcacaaTACTTTGGTCACGATatgatagtatcacgatatatcacaatattgc
Encoded here:
- the LOC117830037 gene encoding homeodomain-interacting protein kinase 1-like, translating into MSTVTVTEPDIQAGQTLCGGQAEYSVLEFIGEGCFGQVARCQNLQTKEAVAVKILKKGPGLILDTEKEVTILKVLSVLNPDATNLVKFFEQFIHMGRTCLAFEMLQTNLYDLLSHRDYESMFLNEIRPIAKQLFVALDALNTLGILHTDIKPDNIMVINELDQALRVKLIDFGEAIPASKVKPGMELQPLGYKAPEVALGLNITEAIDVWGVGCVLAFLFLADNLFPVNCDY